A window of Citrus sinensis cultivar Valencia sweet orange chromosome 7, DVS_A1.0, whole genome shotgun sequence contains these coding sequences:
- the LOC102609321 gene encoding cytochrome P450 71A1-like: MDLLVIIILLSLPICLFLFSVNTYHQKKIKLPPGPQGLPFIGNLHQFDVSKPHVSFWELSKKYGPLMSLRLGFVPTLVVSSAKMAKETLKSHDLQFSSRPALVATQKLSYNGLDVVFSPYGEYWREIRKICVIHLFNSNRAQNFRPIREDEVSRMIESISKSAAASKQVNLSEIMMSLSCNIICRLGFGKRSGDESETITERSRFHTLLNEIQALSIGFFVTDYFPFMGWIDKLTGMIRRLENNFQESDRFYQELIDEHLDPKRTKAKVRQEDLVDVLLQIRKDHGFKVDLTLDHIKAVLMNIFVAGTDTSAATLVWVMTYLMKHPRVMKKVQEEIRSLVGGKKSFVDEDDVQELHYQKAVVKETMRLQPPVPLLVPKETIEKCTIDGYEIPAKTLVYVNAWAIGRDPEAWENPEEFNPERFIDRSIDFKGQNFELIPFGAGRRICPGMHLGTANVELALANLLYKFDWEMPPGMKNQDLDFDVLPGIAVHKKNYLFLLAKDHEYVN; encoded by the exons ATGGATTTACTTGTCATCATCATCCTTCTTTCTCTCCCAATCTGCCTCTTCTTGTTTTCCGTAAACACTTATCATcagaaaaagattaaattacCACCAGGCCCCCAGGGTCTTCCCTTTATAGGTAACTTACACCAGTTTGACGTCTCGAAGCCTCATGTGTCATTTTGGGAACTATCTAAAAAATATGGCCCTCTCATGTCATTGCGTCTGGGTTTTGTGCCAACCCTAGTTGTTTCCTCAGCAAAAATGGCTAAAGAGACTTTAAAAAGCCATGATCTTCAATTCTCTAGTAGGCCAGCTCTGGTAGCGACACAAAAGCTATCTTATAATGGCTTGGACGTGGTATTTTCACCCTATGGTGAGTATTGGAGAGAGATTAGAAAAATATGTGTCATTCATCTCTTTAACTCTAATAGAGCACAAAATTTTCGACCTATTAGAGAAGATGAAGTTTCAAGAATGATTGAATCCATATCAAAATCAGCTGCTGCTTCTAAACAAGTCAACTTAAGTGAGATAATGATGTCTCTTTCTTGCAATATCATTTGTAGACTTGGTTTTGGCAAGAGGTCTGGTGATGAAAGTGAAACAATAACTGAAAGAAGCAGATTCCATACACTGCTTAATGAAATTCAAGCCTTGTCTATAGGCTTTTTCGTTACggattattttccttttatgggCTGGATTGATAAACTCACAGGAATGATTCGTCGCCTGGAAAATAACTTCCAAGAATCTGATAGATTCTATCAAGAACTCATCGACGAGCATTTAGAtccaaaaagaacaaaagcaaaGGTGCGGCAGGAGGATTTAGTTGATGTTTTACTTCAAATTCGAAAAGATCATGGATTCAAAGTTGACCTAACTTTGGATCACATCAAAGCAGTGCTCATG AACATATTCGTTGCTGGAACAGATACGAGCGCTGCGACTCTGGTTTGGGTCATGACCTACCTAATGAAGCATCCTAGAGTAATGAAAAAGGTTCAAGAAGAAATTAGATCTTTGGTTGGCGGCAAAAAAAGCTTTGTAGATGAAGATGATGTTCAAGAACTACATTATCAAAAAGCTGTAGTGAAAGAGACTATGAGATTGCAACCGCCAGTTCCCTTACTAGTCCCCAAAGAAACAATCGAAAAGTGCACAATAGACGGGTATGAAATTCCAGCTAAAACACTCGTTTACGTAAATGCATGGGCGATAGGAAGAGATCCCGAAGCTTGGGAAAATCCTGAGGAATTTAATCCTGAGAGATTTATTGATCGTTCTATTGACTTTAAAGGGCAAAACTTTGAGCTTATACCATTTGGTGCCGGCAGAAGAATCTGTCCTGGAATGCATTTGGGAACTGCAAATGTGGAACTTGCACTTGCCAATCTTCTTTACAAATTTGATTGGGAAATGCCGCCTGGAATGAAGAACCAAGACTTGGACTTTGACGTTCTGCCCGGAATTGCGGTGCATAAGAAGAATTATCTTTTCCTTCTGGCTAAGGACCATGAGTATGTAAATTAG